A genomic region of Nostoc sp. UHCC 0702 contains the following coding sequences:
- a CDS encoding peptidylprolyl isomerase has protein sequence MQNILNISTEDIIYHIKLSCQIPSILEAIATRKIIADTAEKAEIEVETEELQQAADNMRLANKLVKAEDTWAWLEKHHLSLDDFEEIVKTNLLSAKLANHLFADKVEPFFYAHQIDYSGAVTYEVVLDDEDLALEIFYALQEGEISFQEIARQYIQNPEIRRAGGYQGIRHRTDFRPEIAAAVFAATPPQILKPIITPKGVHIIAVEEIIKPQLNEQLRLQIIGDFFANWLQQQIASLEIVAKLQENANSQSTKDLLKPA, from the coding sequence ATGCAAAATATTTTAAATATTTCTACTGAAGATATTATTTACCATATCAAATTATCTTGCCAAATTCCTAGTATATTGGAAGCGATCGCCACTAGGAAAATTATTGCTGATACTGCTGAAAAAGCAGAAATTGAGGTGGAAACAGAAGAACTTCAACAAGCAGCAGATAATATGCGCTTGGCTAATAAACTGGTTAAAGCAGAAGATACTTGGGCCTGGCTAGAAAAACATCATCTTTCTCTAGATGATTTTGAAGAAATAGTCAAAACAAATTTACTTTCTGCAAAATTAGCAAATCATTTATTTGCAGATAAAGTAGAACCTTTTTTTTATGCCCATCAGATTGATTATTCTGGAGCAGTCACTTATGAAGTGGTTTTGGATGATGAAGACTTGGCTCTAGAAATCTTTTATGCCCTGCAAGAAGGTGAAATCAGTTTCCAAGAAATTGCTCGCCAATACATTCAAAATCCAGAAATTCGCCGTGCTGGCGGCTATCAGGGAATTCGCCATCGTACTGATTTTAGACCAGAGATTGCTGCCGCGGTCTTTGCCGCCACTCCTCCACAGATTCTTAAGCCAATAATTACACCAAAAGGAGTACATATAATTGCAGTTGAGGAAATTATTAAACCACAACTAAATGAGCAACTGCGTCTTCAAATTATAGGAGATTTTTTTGCCAATTGGTTACAGCAACAAATTGCTAGTTTAGAAATTGTGGCTAAACTT